A single Anopheles funestus chromosome 2RL, idAnoFuneDA-416_04, whole genome shotgun sequence DNA region contains:
- the LOC125763061 gene encoding translation initiation factor IF-2, mitochondrial gives MLQIRYLARRIIKNELLQTRLCAVGPVTNAHQRQIQFSAALSKRRKTAEEKHAIEFAPKKKNKPQTAGVVDIWRNMTVADLAQSCQLELEHIQEVMLYVKGAGNIEGTARLEDPKVIKDIAAKCGFKTKIVAAPVVEEEEVLKDRDVVPRPPPAPENLKERPPVVTVMGHVDHGKTTLLDSLRGASVAAGEAGGITQHIGAFTVELDNGEKVTFLDTPGHAAFSAMRARGANQTDIIVLVVAAEDGVMEQTKEVLRLAKELSVPVIVAINKIDKPGVDIDRVKKELSQHGLALEGYGGDTIAVGVSALHGTNLDELTEAVSTQATLMGLKGEYTGPVEGVVVESKVDSHRGKLSTAIVSRGTLRKGAILVSGQAWAKVRGLFDHAGQPISVVTPGMPVEILGWRELPLAGDLILEVESEKMASSVLRWRANQAMKEKALSDAEAINLKRKEHDEQYKAEREKARLSGFYRRKQQGPRQKEATPDDGKPRINVIVKGDVHGSVEAILDVLETYDDNDRCRLDVIHYAVGDVNESDLELARLFDAIVYAFAVNVPNKPPPGATIRPVNIIYRLVDDLKKEINTKLPMVDVSEEVGEANILQLFDINEGRRKVTVLGCRCTKGLLKKSLKYKVVRNGELLVDELGLESMRHLKNEVDSIKKDVECGLRLDNQTLELKAGDTIVCYQINRVPQQTEWDPGF, from the exons ATGTTACAAATACGATATTTAGCTCGAAG aataattaaaaatgaattgttGCAAACACGATTGTGTGCGGTTGGTCCGGTTACAAATGCTCACCAGCGACAGATACAGTTTAGTGCAGCACTTAGCAAGCGACGAAAAACGGCCGAGGAGAAGCATGCGATCGAATTTGcaccgaagaaaaagaacaaaccgCAAACCGCGGGTGTAGTGGATATATGGCGTAACATGACCGTAGCGGACCTTGCCCAATCCTGCCAGCTCGAGCTGGAACACATTCAGGAGGTGATGCTGTACGTGAAAGGTGCCGGAAACATTGAAGGTACGGCACGCCTCGAAGATCCCAAGGTGATAAAGGATATTGCCGCCAAGTGTGGCTTTAAGACAAAGATTGTAGCAGCACCAGTtgtggaggaggaagaggtGTTGAAGGATCGTGATGTGGTGCCGCGTCCACCACCAGCACCCGAGAACCTGAAGGAACGGCCACCGGTTGTGACGGTGATGGGACACGTGGATCACGGCAAAACGACACTGCTCGACTCGTTACGAGGTGCATCGGTAGCGGCTGGTGAGGCTGGCGGTATAACGCAACACATTGGTGCCTTCACGGTGGAGCTAGACAACGGTGAGAAGGTTACCTTTCTCGATACACCCGGACATGCGGCATTTAGTGCGATGCGTGCACGTGGCGCCAATCAGACGGACATCATAGTGCTGGTCGTAGCCGCCGAAGATGGCGTAATGGAGCAAACGAAAGAAGTGTTACGATTGGCGAAAGAGCTATCCGTCCCTGTTATTGTGGCAATTAACAAGATCGATAAACCGGGCGTCGATATCGACCGGGTGAAGAAAGAACTCTCGCAACACGGACTCGCACTTGAAGGTTACGGTGGTGATACAATTGCTGTCGGTGTTTCAGCGCTACATGGAACGAATCTGGACGAGCTGACAGAGGCTGTAAGTACGCAGGCAACACTGATGGGCCTGAAGGGAGAGTACACCGGTCCGGTGGAGGGTGTCGTGGTGGAATCGAAAGTTGATTCACATCGTGGAAAACTGTCCACGGCTATTGTCTCACGCGGTACACTTCGCAAGGGTGCAATACTGGTCAGTGGGCAAGCGTGGGCTAAGGTGCGCGGTTTGTTCGATCACGCAGGACAACCCATTTCGGTGGTCACACCCGGAATGCCGGTAGAGATATTGGGTTGGCGAGAACTGCCCCTAGCCGGGGATTTAATACTGGAAGTAGAGTCAGAAAAGATGGCCAGCTCGGTACTGCGATGGCGCGCTAATCAAGCCATGAAGGAAAAAGCTCTAAGTGATGCGGAAGCCATTAACCTTAAGCGGAAGGAACACGATGAGCAGTATAAGGCAGAACGTGAGAAGGCCCGTCTGTCTGGATTTTATCGCCGCAAACAGCAGGGACCGCGACAGAAGGAGGCAACACCGGACGATGGGAAGCCACGTATCAACGTGATCGTGAAGGGTGATGTACACGGCTCGGTAGAAGCCATTCTGGATGTGTTGGAAACGTACGACGATAATGATCGTTGCCGGTTGGACGTGATACACTACGCTGTGGGCGATGTAAACGAGAGCGATCTCGAGCTGGCCCGATTGTTTGATGCGATCGTTTACGCGTTTGCGGTTAATGTACCAAATAAACCACCGCCGGGTGCTACAATCCGACCGGTTAACATCATCTACCGGTTGGTGGATGATCTGAAGAAAGAGATCAATACCAAACTGCCAATGGTGGACGTGTCGGAGGAGGTCGGAGAAGCGAACATACTACAGCTGTTTGACATAAACGAAGGAAGACGAAAAGTGACCGTGCTTGGATGTCGTTGTACCAAGGGTTTGCTTAAGAAGTCGCTCAAGTACAAAGTGGTACGCAACGGCGAACTGTTGGTGGATGAGCTGGGGCTAGAATCGATGCGCCATCTAAAGAACGAAGTGGACAGTATCAAGAAGGATGTCGAGTGTGGATTGCGCTTGGATAATCAAACGCTCGAGCTAAAGGCAGGCGACACGATCGTTTGTTACCAAATCAATCGGGTACCGCAACAGACCGAATGGGATCCAGGGTTCTAG